From a region of the Buchnera aphidicola (Aphis fabae) genome:
- the corC gene encoding CNNM family magnesium/cobalt transport protein CorC (CorC(YbeX) belongs to the Cyclin M Mg2+ Exporter (CNNM) family, and was characterized as belonging to a set of three proteins, at least one of which must be present for CorA to function.) — MSEKDVKSSEKINKKGFFSILMNHIFHDEPKNREELLALIRDSEQNELIDEDTCDMLEGVMHIAKKKIKEIMIPRTQMIILKLNYNLNKCLDIILESAHSRFPVMNSDKNYVEGFLIAKDLLPFMRNSNKNFHIKDILRPAVVVPESKYVDRMLKDFRLKRTHMAIVIDEFGAVSGLVTIEDILELIVGEIEDEYDEEEKVNIRKLQEHMFSIKALTEIKEFNDFFKTRFSNEEVDTIGGLVMKAFGHLPSYGEEININGYNFKISSADSRKIIQIHVTIPEKKSPK; from the coding sequence ATGAGTGAAAAAGATGTAAAAAGTTCAGAAAAAATTAATAAAAAAGGGTTTTTTTCTATCTTGATGAATCATATTTTTCATGATGAACCTAAAAATAGAGAAGAATTACTAGCATTAATTCGAGATTCAGAACAAAATGAACTTATTGATGAAGATACATGTGATATGTTAGAAGGTGTAATGCATATCGCAAAGAAAAAAATTAAAGAAATAATGATACCCAGGACACAGATGATAATATTAAAATTAAATTATAATTTAAACAAGTGTCTTGACATTATTTTAGAATCTGCACATTCACGTTTTCCAGTAATGAATAGCGATAAAAACTATGTAGAAGGATTTTTAATTGCTAAAGATTTATTACCATTTATGAGAAACTCAAATAAAAATTTTCATATAAAAGATATCTTAAGACCAGCTGTCGTTGTTCCTGAAAGCAAATATGTAGATAGAATGCTAAAAGATTTTCGTTTAAAACGAACGCATATGGCAATAGTAATAGATGAATTTGGAGCAGTATCTGGATTAGTAACTATAGAAGATATTCTTGAGTTAATAGTCGGAGAAATAGAAGATGAATACGATGAAGAAGAAAAAGTAAATATTCGTAAATTACAAGAACATATGTTTTCTATTAAAGCATTAACAGAAATAAAAGAATTTAATGATTTTTTTAAAACTCGTTTTAGTAATGAAGAAGTAGACACTATTGGAGGCTTAGTAATGAAAGCATTTGGACATTTACCAAGTTATGGAGAAGAGATTAATATTAATGGATATAACTTTAAAATATCTTCAGCAGATAGCAGAAAAATAATACAAATACATGTAACTATTCCAGAAAAAAAATCCCCAAAATAA
- the leuS gene encoding leucine--tRNA ligase translates to MEQEYCPKDIEIYVQKYWKNNKTFHVHEDNTKEKYYCLPMLPYPSGKLHMGHVRNYTISDVIARYQRMLGKNVLQPIGWDAFGLPAEEAAIKNNTMPSSWTYKNIKYMRKQLESLGFSYDWDREITTCQPEYYKWEQWFFIQLYKKKLVYKKNSLVNWCPYDKTVLANEQVINGCCWRCQSTIKIKKIPQWFIKIRNYAESLHNDLKQLKNWPEKVKNMQRNWIGRSEGFEISFNIKNSNKKIKIFTTRIDTIMGVTYIAISPFHKFSMYLSKKNQILKKFIDIQNNENLSKEEMEEKKFYGINTNIFAIHPITKKKIPIWIANYVINDYGTGSVMSVPGHNVNDWNFAIKNNLKIKYVIQQSNIKNMQLVKKTFFPEKGILINSGEFNQLDYKNATQKIKKKLLEETNIKTKIIYKLQDWCISRQRYWGTPIPMATMKNGEIVPIPEKDLPVLLPETTKHLDVLKNSSYNKSTCYTTKINNQTAIRETDTFDTFMESSWYYARYTCPHFEKGIIDPIASKYWLPVDQYIGGIEHAIMHLMYFRFYHKLLRDFKFVKFDEPVQNLICQGMVLSEAFYQIGENNQRNWIHKSNIYIQKNIKGEIINAKDKKGKKVIYAGMIKMSKSKNNGIEPELMINNYGADTIRLFIMFAAPIESSLEWNESGVKGIYRFLKKLWKLSFSYIQIKHKYKNIDFNTLNKKQKNMYHVLHKTIAKVSDDISRRKSFNTAISQIMELVNTLIKFKLENEEDKCIMKDSLISIIKMLYPFTPHLCFILWKNLNNNCFIDNEKWPVFQKKFLLKTNDILVIQINGKKRLTIEIPGNLTKKEIFTYVQNSSLFQKKIENKKIKKIIYIPNKIINFVI, encoded by the coding sequence ATGGAACAAGAATATTGTCCAAAAGATATTGAAATATATGTACAAAAATATTGGAAAAATAACAAAACTTTTCATGTTCATGAAGATAACACAAAAGAAAAATATTATTGCCTTCCCATGCTTCCTTATCCTTCTGGTAAACTACATATGGGTCATGTTAGAAATTATACTATTAGTGATGTCATTGCAAGATATCAAAGAATGTTAGGAAAGAATGTTTTACAACCTATTGGTTGGGATGCTTTTGGGCTTCCTGCAGAAGAAGCTGCTATTAAAAATAATACAATGCCATCATCTTGGACATATAAGAATATTAAATATATGAGAAAACAGCTGGAATCACTAGGTTTTAGCTATGATTGGGATCGAGAAATAACCACATGTCAACCAGAATATTATAAATGGGAACAATGGTTTTTTATTCAATTATATAAAAAAAAATTAGTTTATAAAAAAAATAGTTTAGTAAATTGGTGTCCGTATGATAAAACTGTTTTAGCTAATGAACAAGTAATCAATGGTTGTTGTTGGAGATGTCAAAGTACCATAAAAATAAAAAAAATTCCACAATGGTTTATAAAAATTAGAAATTACGCTGAATCGTTACATAATGATTTAAAACAATTAAAAAATTGGCCTGAAAAAGTTAAAAATATGCAAAGAAATTGGATTGGCAGATCGGAAGGGTTTGAAATTTCTTTTAATATTAAAAATAGCAACAAAAAAATTAAAATATTTACTACTAGAATTGACACTATAATGGGAGTTACATATATTGCTATATCTCCTTTTCATAAATTTTCCATGTATCTTTCAAAAAAAAATCAAATATTAAAAAAATTTATTGACATACAAAACAATGAAAACTTATCTAAAGAAGAGATGGAAGAAAAAAAATTTTATGGAATAAACACTAATATATTTGCGATACATCCTATTACAAAAAAAAAAATACCCATTTGGATAGCAAATTATGTAATAAATGATTATGGTACTGGATCAGTTATGTCAGTTCCAGGGCATAATGTAAATGATTGGAATTTTGCTATAAAAAATAATTTAAAAATTAAATATGTTATCCAACAATCTAATATAAAAAATATGCAATTAGTTAAAAAAACATTTTTTCCTGAAAAAGGAATATTAATAAACTCTGGAGAATTCAATCAGCTTGATTATAAAAATGCAACTCAAAAAATAAAAAAAAAACTATTAGAAGAAACAAATATAAAAACAAAAATTATTTATAAACTACAAGATTGGTGCATATCTAGACAACGTTATTGGGGAACTCCAATTCCTATGGCAACAATGAAAAATGGGGAAATTGTTCCAATACCAGAAAAAGATTTACCGGTATTATTACCTGAAACAACAAAACATTTGGATGTATTAAAAAACTCTTCATATAACAAATCAACTTGCTATACTACTAAAATTAATAATCAAACTGCTATTAGAGAAACAGACACTTTTGATACATTTATGGAATCGTCTTGGTATTATGCAAGATATACTTGTCCTCATTTTGAAAAAGGAATAATTGATCCTATAGCATCAAAATATTGGTTACCTGTTGATCAATATATTGGAGGAATAGAACATGCTATTATGCATTTAATGTATTTTAGATTTTATCATAAATTATTACGTGATTTTAAATTTGTTAAATTTGATGAACCAGTACAAAATTTAATATGTCAAGGAATGGTTTTATCAGAAGCATTTTATCAAATTGGTGAAAATAATCAACGCAATTGGATTCATAAATCTAATATATATATTCAAAAAAATATTAAAGGAGAAATTATTAATGCAAAAGATAAAAAAGGTAAAAAAGTTATATATGCTGGAATGATTAAAATGTCCAAATCTAAAAATAATGGAATTGAACCAGAATTAATGATTAATAATTATGGAGCTGATACAATTCGATTATTTATTATGTTCGCTGCTCCTATAGAATCATCATTAGAATGGAATGAATCTGGAGTAAAAGGTATTTATCGATTTTTAAAAAAATTATGGAAATTATCATTTAGTTATATTCAAATAAAACATAAATATAAAAATATAGACTTTAATACTTTAAATAAAAAACAAAAAAACATGTATCATGTATTACATAAAACAATTGCTAAAGTTTCTGATGATATCAGTCGTCGAAAATCATTTAATACTGCTATTTCTCAAATTATGGAATTAGTAAACACACTAATAAAATTTAAATTAGAAAATGAAGAAGATAAATGTATTATGAAAGATTCATTAATATCGATTATAAAAATGCTCTATCCATTTACACCGCATTTATGTTTTATCTTATGGAAAAATTTAAATAACAATTGTTTCATAGATAATGAAAAATGGCCTGTTTTTCAAAAAAAATTTTTATTAAAAACAAATGATATACTAGTTATTCAAATCAATGGAAAAAAAAGACTTACTATAGAAATTCCAGGTAATTTAACAAAAAAAGAAATTTTTACTTATGTTCAAAATAGTTCATTATTTCAAAAAAAAATAGAAAATAAAAAAATAAAAAAAATAATTTATATTCCTAATAAAATAATCAACTTTGTCATATAA
- the ybeY gene encoding rRNA maturation RNase YbeY, with protein sequence MKNLNLKYRGKNHPTNILSFQTNVFIQKNIKLLGDLVVCKTIIEKESIQYNKTLESRWAHMIIHGTLHLLGYNHKNRKEQKIMENIENKIMLSLNYNEPYF encoded by the coding sequence ATAAAAAATTTAAATTTAAAATATAGAGGAAAAAATCATCCAACAAACATTTTATCTTTTCAAACAAATGTTTTTATACAAAAAAATATAAAATTACTAGGAGATTTAGTTGTATGTAAAACAATTATAGAAAAAGAATCTATACAGTATAATAAAACGTTAGAATCCCGTTGGGCACATATGATTATACATGGAACACTTCATTTATTAGGATATAATCATAAAAATCGAAAAGAACAAAAAATTATGGAAAACATAGAAAATAAAATTATGTTATCTTTAAATTATAATGAACCATACTTTTAA
- the miaB gene encoding tRNA (N6-isopentenyl adenosine(37)-C2)-methylthiotransferase MiaB yields the protein MKYIYIKTWGCQMNEYDSSMIVKYLEKTGQYLITKNSEKADILVLNTCSIREKAQEKVFHQLGRWKKLKNKNSNIIIAVGGCVATQEGEEIFKRSKDVDIIFGTQSLHKLPKMINEVEKNKTFVIDISFPKLDKFNSFLEIKNTGYTASVSIMEGCNKYCSFCVVPYTRGQEISRPSDDVLFEIASLAENGIREINLLGQNVNAYQGPTFDGKICFFSELLRLISEIDGIERIRFTTSNPLEFSDDIIEVYKDTPKLVSFLHLPVQSGSNKILQLMKRSYTTEEYERIIEKLIKARPNIQISSDFIVGFPGESKEDFKQTINFIKKINFDMSYSFIYSNRPGTPASEMKDDIDLKEKKERLYTLQNCINKQTMSWSRKMLGSKQSILVEGISKKNSMQLYGKTENNRIVNFYGSPKMIGKFAEVQINEVHTHILQGQLL from the coding sequence ATGAAATATATATACATTAAAACCTGGGGCTGTCAAATGAATGAATATGATTCATCTATGATAGTAAAATATTTAGAAAAAACAGGTCAATATTTAATTACTAAAAATTCTGAAAAAGCAGATATCTTAGTGTTAAATACTTGTTCAATAAGAGAAAAAGCTCAAGAAAAAGTTTTTCATCAATTAGGAAGATGGAAAAAATTAAAAAATAAAAATTCTAATATTATTATTGCTGTTGGAGGTTGTGTAGCGACACAAGAAGGCGAAGAAATTTTTAAAAGGTCTAAAGATGTAGATATTATATTTGGGACTCAAAGTTTACATAAACTACCTAAAATGATTAATGAAGTAGAAAAAAATAAAACATTTGTTATTGATATTAGCTTTCCGAAACTAGATAAGTTTAATTCTTTTTTAGAAATTAAAAATACAGGATACACAGCATCTGTTTCAATAATGGAAGGATGTAATAAATATTGTTCATTTTGTGTTGTACCATATACAAGAGGCCAAGAAATCAGTCGACCGTCTGATGATGTTTTATTTGAAATAGCAAGTTTAGCTGAAAATGGTATAAGAGAAATTAATTTATTAGGACAAAATGTAAACGCATATCAAGGCCCGACTTTTGATGGAAAAATTTGTTTTTTTTCGGAATTATTACGATTAATTTCAGAAATAGATGGTATTGAAAGAATTCGTTTTACTACAAGTAATCCACTTGAATTTAGTGATGATATTATTGAAGTATATAAAGATACTCCTAAATTAGTTAGTTTTTTACATCTTCCTGTCCAAAGCGGATCAAATAAAATATTACAACTTATGAAAAGATCATATACTACAGAAGAATATGAAAGAATTATCGAAAAACTAATTAAAGCACGTCCAAATATTCAAATTAGTTCTGATTTTATTGTTGGTTTTCCAGGAGAATCTAAAGAAGATTTTAAACAAACTATAAATTTTATAAAAAAAATTAATTTTGATATGAGCTATAGTTTTATATATTCAAATAGACCAGGAACACCAGCATCAGAAATGAAAGATGACATTGATCTCAAAGAAAAAAAAGAACGTTTATATACATTGCAAAACTGTATTAATAAACAAACTATGTCTTGGAGTAGAAAAATGTTAGGAAGTAAACAGTCTATTTTAGTAGAAGGTATATCTAAAAAAAATTCTATGCAACTATATGGAAAAACAGAAAATAATAGAATTGTAAATTTTTATGGATCACCAAAAATGATTGGTAAATTTGCTGAAGTACAAATAAATGAGGTACACACTCATATTTTACAAGGTCAATTATTATAA
- the holA gene encoding DNA polymerase III subunit delta, which yields MKFIYTEELKKKIIKNLNHFYILLGEDLILLNKNEKIILNFAKTKSFKENYIINIEKNIDWNQVINFYHSNNLFFKKKVLIINLFLKNLNSLLVKNINKLLFVKNLDILTILKFNQLSNNFKNYLLTQKNIFTTDIIWCFTPYGVNFKNWLKYEIKEKKIEITENAFLLLYKYYEGNTLFIYHMLNIIMLIWKNKNITSKKIKSIINKFAIFTPSDWINSIFQNKIKQAIYILDTFRKQKYNPIILIRSLQKDLLILLNMKREKKININIFFKQNNIFFNRIKFFKLAIESINFNNFLKVIRILLQIDIKIKVEYDYDVWIELKTLTLLLSSQIKTLKNLKI from the coding sequence ATGAAATTTATATATACAGAAGAATTAAAAAAAAAAATAATTAAAAATTTAAATCATTTTTATATTCTCTTAGGAGAAGATTTAATATTGTTAAACAAAAATGAAAAAATAATATTAAATTTTGCTAAAACAAAAAGTTTTAAAGAAAATTATATTATTAATATAGAAAAAAATATAGATTGGAATCAAGTTATTAACTTTTATCATTCAAATAATTTATTTTTTAAAAAAAAAGTTTTAATTATAAATTTATTTTTAAAAAATTTAAATTCTTTGTTAGTAAAAAATATAAATAAATTACTTTTTGTTAAAAATTTAGATATATTAACAATATTAAAATTTAATCAGTTATCTAATAATTTTAAAAATTATTTATTAACACAAAAAAATATATTCACTACTGATATTATATGGTGTTTTACACCATATGGTGTAAATTTTAAAAATTGGTTGAAATATGAAATAAAAGAAAAAAAAATAGAAATTACTGAAAATGCTTTTTTATTGCTATATAAATATTATGAAGGAAATACTTTGTTTATATATCATATGTTAAATATAATAATGCTTATATGGAAAAATAAAAATATTACATCAAAAAAAATAAAAAGTATTATTAACAAATTTGCTATTTTTACCCCATCAGATTGGATAAATTCAATTTTTCAAAATAAAATAAAACAAGCTATTTATATATTAGATACTTTTCGTAAACAAAAATATAATCCTATTATTTTAATAAGATCATTACAAAAAGATTTGTTAATATTACTTAATATGAAACGTGAAAAAAAAATAAACATAAATATATTTTTTAAACAAAATAATATTTTTTTCAATAGAATTAAATTTTTTAAACTTGCAATTGAATCAATAAACTTTAATAATTTTCTTAAAGTAATTAGAATTTTATTACAAATAGATATCAAAATTAAAGTAGAATATGATTATGATGTATGGATAGAGTTAAAAACATTAACATTATTATTATCTTCACAAATAAAAACACTAAAAAACCTAAAAATATAA